From a single Pseudobutyrivibrio xylanivorans genomic region:
- a CDS encoding alpha-L-rhamnosidase, which yields MKAINLKTEYLTNPIGIDVTEPRFSWNCEGGIRQSAYQIIAYNSDGNEVMNTGKVTSNQMHLIPWSGNKLKSRDYIQWQVQLWDENDEAGEVSDLATFEIGLLDADDWRAEWITGNYEVDKKKRYPVDCFKKSFLIPSDKKVKSARAYMTACGIYEGQINGEKIGDFCLAPGITDYRKRIQYQTVDITSQIRSGENQLSFMLADGWYRGSVGAWGMKNYYGSETKLIAQIEIRYTDGTVDYVVTDDNWQWTNDGPIRFADNKDGEIYDARLEDFVNANWAFAKTTNHNITPSASNNFSLTENERLTNPKLIKTPSGKTVLDFGQNIAGYIEFNVTAKVGQRIFLRFGEKLDSDGEFTQKNIQCARKDLVTPLQQVEYFCKDGANNYKTRFAIFGFQYVLVEADFEINPEDFTAIAVYSNFDRTFSFDSSNELLNKFVANTLWSLKNNSADLPTDCPTRERHGWSGDAQLFANTASYMVNYAPFALKYENDLCDWQTEDGCFPQIAPEGGTDSYMRVMNGSTGWSDAGIMIPYRLWKKYGDKQIIEKYYENMKKYAHYMISRTGKTKFMNSEKVKLGKEDRKYLYNIGQHYGEWAEPAEVHSMSWKDFIKSQPEVATAYLSYVMSLMVEIAEELGRVNDIPKYKEYRDGAKRTYQKLVETEGFKLDTERQAKLVRPLYFNLLNEDQNVFAKHRLIKALENYNWRVGTGFLSTPLILYVLQQIDIEYAYKLLENEEKPGWLYMPKTGATTIWEDWDGPTSDNGKGGGIASLNHYSKGAVCEWVFDEMCGVKIAGENHFVIAPHPGGSFTNASFSYDSIYGTVTSSWKKKEDGTYEYHIEIPSNTTAQVILPGNETKVLGFGSYDL from the coding sequence ATGAAAGCAATTAACTTAAAAACTGAATACTTAACAAATCCTATTGGGATTGATGTCACAGAACCAAGATTTAGTTGGAACTGTGAGGGTGGAATTAGACAGAGTGCTTACCAGATTATAGCTTATAATTCAGATGGAAATGAAGTGATGAACACAGGAAAGGTTACATCTAACCAGATGCATCTTATCCCGTGGAGCGGAAATAAGCTAAAAAGTCGTGATTATATTCAGTGGCAGGTGCAGCTTTGGGATGAAAATGATGAGGCTGGTGAAGTAAGCGACTTAGCTACTTTTGAAATAGGATTACTTGATGCAGATGACTGGAGAGCAGAGTGGATTACTGGCAATTATGAAGTAGATAAAAAGAAAAGATATCCAGTGGACTGCTTCAAAAAGTCATTTCTGATTCCAAGTGATAAAAAGGTAAAATCTGCAAGAGCATATATGACAGCCTGCGGTATTTATGAAGGTCAGATTAATGGAGAAAAGATAGGTGATTTCTGTCTTGCACCAGGAATTACAGATTATAGAAAGAGAATTCAGTACCAGACCGTAGATATCACATCGCAAATACGTAGTGGTGAAAACCAGCTGAGCTTTATGTTAGCCGATGGTTGGTATAGAGGCTCCGTAGGTGCATGGGGAATGAAGAACTATTATGGTTCTGAGACAAAGCTCATTGCACAGATAGAAATCAGATATACAGATGGAACAGTGGATTATGTTGTGACCGATGACAACTGGCAGTGGACAAATGACGGCCCTATAAGATTTGCCGATAATAAAGATGGAGAAATTTACGATGCTAGATTGGAAGACTTCGTAAATGCGAATTGGGCATTTGCCAAGACTACAAATCATAATATAACACCTTCTGCGTCAAATAATTTTTCTCTTACAGAAAATGAGAGATTAACAAATCCTAAGCTAATTAAGACACCATCAGGGAAAACAGTTCTTGATTTTGGTCAGAATATTGCAGGCTATATCGAATTTAATGTAACAGCCAAGGTGGGACAACGTATCTTCTTGCGTTTTGGAGAGAAGTTAGATAGTGATGGCGAATTTACCCAGAAGAATATTCAATGCGCCAGAAAAGATTTGGTAACTCCTCTTCAGCAGGTAGAGTATTTTTGTAAAGATGGAGCAAATAATTACAAGACTCGTTTTGCAATCTTTGGATTTCAGTATGTGTTAGTAGAGGCTGATTTTGAAATTAATCCTGAAGATTTCACTGCTATTGCAGTTTATTCTAATTTTGACAGAACCTTTAGTTTTGACAGTTCAAATGAATTGTTAAACAAATTTGTAGCTAATACACTTTGGTCGCTTAAGAATAATTCAGCAGATCTTCCTACGGATTGCCCTACTAGGGAGCGTCATGGCTGGTCAGGAGATGCTCAGCTTTTTGCAAATACCGCAAGCTACATGGTTAATTATGCTCCATTCGCTTTGAAATATGAGAATGACTTATGCGATTGGCAGACAGAGGATGGATGCTTTCCACAGATTGCTCCAGAGGGAGGAACTGATTCGTATATGCGTGTTATGAATGGTTCTACAGGTTGGTCTGATGCCGGTATTATGATTCCATATCGTTTATGGAAAAAGTACGGAGATAAGCAGATTATTGAAAAGTACTATGAGAATATGAAAAAGTATGCTCATTATATGATTAGTAGAACCGGCAAAACCAAGTTTATGAATTCTGAAAAGGTGAAGCTTGGTAAAGAAGATAGAAAGTATCTCTACAATATTGGACAGCATTACGGTGAGTGGGCTGAGCCTGCAGAGGTTCATTCTATGAGTTGGAAGGATTTTATTAAGTCTCAGCCTGAGGTTGCTACAGCTTATCTTTCTTATGTAATGTCTCTCATGGTGGAGATTGCAGAAGAGCTTGGAAGAGTAAATGATATTCCAAAATACAAGGAGTATCGTGATGGTGCAAAGCGCACATATCAAAAGTTGGTAGAAACAGAAGGCTTCAAACTTGATACTGAAAGACAGGCTAAGCTTGTACGCCCATTATATTTCAATCTTTTAAATGAGGATCAAAACGTATTTGCGAAGCATAGACTTATTAAAGCTCTCGAAAATTATAATTGGAGAGTTGGAACTGGATTTTTATCAACTCCATTAATTCTTTACGTGCTTCAGCAGATTGATATTGAATATGCTTATAAGCTTCTTGAAAATGAGGAGAAGCCAGGCTGGTTATACATGCCTAAAACTGGCGCTACCACAATCTGGGAGGACTGGGATGGTCCAACATCTGACAATGGTAAGGGTGGCGGAATAGCATCCCTTAACCACTACTCAAAGGGGGCCGTCTGTGAGTGGGTATTTGATGAAATGTGCGGAGTAAAGATTGCAGGTGAGAATCACTTTGTGATTGCACCACATCCAGGCGGAAGCTTTACAAATGCAAGCTTTAGTTATGACAGTATATATGGAACTGTAACCAGCAGCTGGAAAAAGAAGGAGGATGGCACATATGAGTACCACATAGAAATTCCTTCCAATACCACAGCACAGGTTATTCTTCCAGGCAACGAGACTAAAGTTTTAGGATTTGGATCCTATGACCTATAA
- a CDS encoding helix-turn-helix domain-containing protein, whose amino-acid sequence MASDSSIIELNIAGMLDKILSDLEEHNRLTEKKIGKHHSDQLMENKENELYHDTYYFEQEYYSYVEKGDVEGLKEFIKKIPNMNVGRTATDSVRQAKNLFIASTTLITRRAIDGGLDIETAYQLSDSYILEAEKMSDVNAINILNMTCIIDFAKRVSEAKVPMGMSKEIFSVIQYISNHVNTNITVEQIAEELHVDRSTLSKKFKRELGFNISTYIMRRKLEEAKSLLHYTDKTISEISEYLCFSSQSYFQNVFKAKYGITPKDYRNQPL is encoded by the coding sequence ATGGCATCGGATTCATCAATTATTGAACTTAATATTGCCGGAATGCTTGATAAAATTCTTAGTGATCTTGAAGAACACAACAGATTAACTGAAAAGAAAATTGGCAAACATCATTCCGACCAGTTAATGGAAAATAAAGAAAATGAGCTTTACCATGACACCTACTACTTCGAGCAGGAATACTATTCCTATGTTGAGAAAGGTGATGTAGAGGGATTAAAAGAATTCATTAAAAAGATTCCTAATATGAATGTTGGGCGAACTGCTACAGATTCTGTTCGTCAGGCTAAAAATCTTTTTATTGCCTCTACTACTCTTATCACAAGACGTGCCATAGACGGTGGTTTAGACATAGAAACAGCTTACCAGTTATCAGACTCATATATCTTAGAAGCTGAGAAAATGTCTGATGTTAATGCCATTAATATTTTAAATATGACCTGCATCATTGATTTCGCAAAACGTGTTTCCGAAGCAAAGGTTCCTATGGGGATGTCAAAGGAAATCTTTTCTGTTATTCAATACATATCTAATCACGTAAATACGAATATCACTGTAGAGCAAATAGCTGAAGAGCTTCACGTGGACAGAAGTACTCTATCTAAAAAATTCAAGCGTGAGCTTGGCTTTAACATCAGTACCTACATCATGCGCCGCAAATTAGAAGAAGCAAAGAGCCTCCTCCATTACACTGACAAAACTATCAGCGAAATCAGTGAGTATCTTTGCTTCTCATCACAGAGCTATTTTCAAAATGTATTTAAAGCAAAATACGGCATTACTCCTAAGGACTATCGCAATCAGCCTTTATAG